A stretch of DNA from Thermoplasmatales archaeon:
CCTATTCAAGGTGGCATTAGTATCTTCAAGACACCTCCTGATCTATTCTTTTGCGTTTGTGTAGTTCAGCACAAACATAATGTAGTCAGATTAAGCAAGAAACAATAAATAAGATGCCATAAAGTGAGATTATCTTACCATAATAGTTTTCTATATCCTTAGCCGGCATGCTTCCAATTTTATGAAAGAACAACATTAGAAATGGGAATGTGGCTAGCGTGATCAGAAAAATTGGGCCTACTATTTTAAAAACCGCAAATAGTACGATAACTACTACAGCTATGCTGGAGACAACTTCCATAAGAATAATGCTATTCTTTTTTCCAAGTAAAACTGCAATAGTCCTGATTTTCCCTCTATCATTTTCAATATCTCTGAAATTTCCGATATACAATAATACGAAAAGAAGAACTGAAAATGGCGTAGACAAAAGTATAGAATTCAATGAAACTTTTTCAATTTGGAAGAAAACAATTGAATTGAATATTAGAATGAATGATAGCATCAGTACGATCTCCCCAAGAGCTCTGTACTTAAATTCGAACAGTGGACCTGTATAACCGTACGCAATACATATTCCTGCGACCTCAAACAGGATCATCGTGTAGTTGTCTTCAACCACAGAGAGCACAAAAAAGATCAGGAAAGAAAGAACGGTTGAAACCACGGCAAGTTTCAGGAGTCGGTTTGGTTTCAGTCGATAATAAAATATTGGATGATTTCTGTACGAAGTGTTCGGACTATCCGGTCTGTCTATCCCATTTTTATAATCGAAATAATCGTCAAATAGATTTATGGAAACAAGGAGAAATCCATACGATACAAAGGCTACAAGATAAAAAAGAAGATTAAACACGCCTGCTTTTTCGTAGCAGTATGCGAATCCCATTGAAACTATCACAAAGTATAGATATATTGGCGGAACTCGTCCATCCCTTATTGCTATCATGAAATAATTTTTAAGCATGGATGCGAGCGATATTGTTGGCAGAAATAATAAGCATGGGTAAGATTGGTGAAATTGACCTAATGTTTGGGGCAAGCAAAAATGTAAAAAATGAAGGTTTTATTCACCTTTGCTGTCCCGTTCTCCCCTTAAAAGGCATTTCCGCTCATTTGAGATGGTAATCGCGCCTATTTAAATTGTAGATTCGGATTTTTTAAACAGAGTTCAATGAGGCTTTAAGTATTCTACAAGAGCAATAATGTCATGGGATGGCCTAAGGGAGACGAAGGAATCGACAATAGTTTCTGTGTAATTTTTACGAGTGTAATGATCTAAAATCTATTTAAGGTAAATTGCCATACTCTTTTTAGTATCGTTGATAAGGCAGAGATAAGGGAGCTGAATTATTTGGCTACAATTGAAGAAAAGATCACGCAGTTAGAGGCTGCATTAGAAAACGAAAAGGGGAAGAGTCAAGACGGCACTAGCTGCATAACGATAGCAAAAATTGAGCTTCAACTGTCACAGCTCTATAGGCAGATAGGGAATGTTCCAAAATCAGATGAAATGATGGGTGAGGCAGAAAAAACACTTCAAGATCCAACATGCCCACAGACGCGGGAAACAAGTCGTCTCATTAACTATGTGCGCTACTATAAGGCCAATCCTAATATTGCGAACATAAAGCCTATGCCTCCTCTTCAAAGGTATATGTCATTGATCATATTGATAGCCGGATATGGTGTTCTCTATTTATTGTATTTTATTGGCGTTGTTTCTGGCGAGGATATGTTTATAGGCATAATAATCGTGTTCGTACTTTCGATGATAATCAGTTCTACGATGAGATCACGCTATATACGAGATCAGAAAAATCAAGTCACGAACAGCGGTGCGACAACCCAAAATGAGGACATAGTTCATATAGAATCAAGGATAGATTCAGACACTACTTATCGCAATCCAGAAAGAATTCTTGATGCGGCAAGATCCGAACTAACCCTAGCCAATATATACCTTCAAAAAAATAATCTTGAAGAGGCAATGAATCACATAGACTTGGCTAAAAAATTCCTCAATGATCCCATGTGCGAATCTGATGCAGAGAAAGAGCAAGTAACTCAATCTACCAGTAATCTAGAGGCTGCGATACGCTCTAAGCAAATGGGGACAAGATAAAAAAAGTAAAGACAAAGGCGAAAGTCCATAGCTTTGTCGTTTCAAGGTAATTGAATTTCTCTAAGTATGCATAAACAGTATTTAACTGAGAATATTATAGACTGACAGCTGTTGTTGGCAACGGTTCATTCGGATTAGTCAAATTCACTTACGAGCATCTTTGATTAATATTGACTGGAGATTAGGACTATAGTAAATAATGGGGTAGTTTCTAATAATTTGGTGCAATACCCAAATCAATGGCTGAAGATAGCGAGTTCAAGAAATTAACAATAGGTGAAACTTTAGCCAAATTATCTTCAAGTGCTGATGGTTTATCCAGCGCTGAAGCCGGAAAAAGAATTACGGAGTACGGAAAAAACGAAGTGTCGGAGAAAAAAAAGAATCCAGTATTCGCGTTTTTAAAAAAATTCTGGGCGCCAGTTCCTTGGATGCTTGAGGTAGCTATCATTCTGACCTATATTTTAGATAAATTCCTAGATATGTACATTATTGCGTTTCTCCTTGTTTTTAACGGTATTATCGCGTTCACTCAAGAAAAGAGAGCCGAAAACGCTGTAGAACTATTAAAGCAGAGATTAAATGTCAAAGCCCGGGTTCGGCGTGATGGATCCTGGAGTATTATTGAAGCTAGCGCTCTTGTCCCAGGGGACATAATCCATATAAGGTCTGGAGACATAATTCCTGCAGACATCAAGATCATTGATGGACATGTACTAGTTGATCAGTCTGCTCTGACTGGAGAGTCTATTGCTGTGGACTACGGGAAGAGCAATATGGCATACTCCGGTTCATTGGTGAAAAATGGCGAGTCAACAGGAATCATTGTTGCAACAGGCTCAAAAACATTCTTTGGAAAGACAACGGAGTTGGTAAAAGCTGCCGGATCCGAATCTCATCTTGAGAAACTCATACTGAACATAGTCAAGTACCTCATCGCTATTGATGTTGCTCTTGTCGCTATTCTTGTTGTATTTTCCCTTTTAATGGGCATAAGTTATTCATCGGTAATTCCATTTGCTTTGATAGTTTTAATTGTATCTATTCCCGTTGCGCTACCAGCAACATTTACTATTGCGATGGCTCTTGGTGCTAGGGAATTATCTGGAAATGGAATCCTTGTAACAAGACTGGTTTCTGCTGAGGACGTCGCGTCAATGGATGTCCTGAATCTGGACAAGACCGGGACAATCACGGAAAATAAGCTGACTGCAGGAATACCTATACCTTACGGCGTATACAAGGATTCGGATGTGTTGAAGTACGCATACCTGGCCTCAAGTGAATCTAGCCAGGATCCAATAGATCTTGCCGTTATTGAAGCTTTTAAAAAGTCTAATGTGGCTATGCCTGAATTCAGTGTGGAAGAATTCGTGCCATTTGATCCTAAAACTAAGAGAACCGAAGCTACAATCAAGTTCTCAGATCAGACAATAAGTGTCATGAAAGGCGCTCCTCAGATCATTGCCGGCATTGCAACCTTTACCAACGTAGATGCATATCACCGGGAAATAGATAAACTCTCGAAAAAAGGTTTCAGGGTAATTGCAATAGGTAAGATAGGAGATGGCAAAAAGTGCGATCTTGTAGGGCTCCTTCCTTTGTACGACCCACCAAGAAAAGATAGCAAAGCATTCATACAAGAAATAAAGAATCTTAACGTTGTTCCAAAAATGGTAACGGGAGATAATTCTGCCATAGCTAATGAGATCGGCACGGAAGTAGGTATTGGCGGGCGTGTATGTAGTATCGATGAATTGAAGGGATTAGCTAGTTCGGAATCCGAGGTTTCCAAAATAATAAACAGTGATGTCTTTGCAGAGGTTTTTCCAGAAGATAAGATATTAATCGTGAGGGATCTCCAAAAGGGGAAACATTATGTTGGAATGACTGGTGATGGAGTCAATGACGCTCCGGCACTCAAGCAAGCTGAAGTAGGGATAGCTGTATCCAATGCTACGGATGTAGCCAAGGCATCTGCCAGCATGGTTCTTACCCATGAGGGTCTTAGTGACATTGTAAACGCAATAAAAGTGGGACGACGGATATTCCAAAGAATGCTAACCTATACCATAAACAAGATCGTTAAGACAATTCAGGTTGCAATATTTCTTACACTTTCATTTTTTGTGGTTCGTTTTTTTGTTACAACACCGTTTGATATAGTCCTTCTGCTGTTTGCTAATGATTTTGTTACAATGTCAATAGCAACCGACAATGCAAGGTATTCAATGCACCCAGAAAAATGGAGCGCGCGAAGCCTAATCAGGTCCTCTCTAATACTGTCAGTAGCCGTCCTTGTAGAATCGTTTTTCACGCTATGGGTAGCGCTGTACTTTAGAATGACGCAGTTAGAAATACACACTTTCATATTTGACATGCTAGTATTCAGCGGTCAATTAACCGTATATGTGGTACGGGAGAGGGGACGTATGTGGTCCTCTAGGCCAAGTACTTTTCTGATGACAGCAAGTATACTCGATATAATAGCAATATCGCTTCTCTCGGTCTTTGGAATTCTCGTGAGCCCATTGCCTTACATATACGTACTCATAGCGCTCGGCATAACTTTCGGCTTTGCCCTTGTTCTTGACCAGGTAAAAATCTCCCTAAAGCGTGATTTTCGCGCCTGATCGTTAGTAAAATAAAAAAAAGATAATATTCATTTTACTATTAATACTGGGCAATCTGAATGTGCGACAACGGCATTAGAGACACTACCAAGCAATAAGCTCTTGAACCCTCCAAGTCCCCTGGAACCCATAACTATGAGGTCCGGTTTTAATTTATTTGCCTCTTCAAGCAAAGACTCAGCAACTGAGGTAGTTCCACTGGTAAAAACGCTTTTCACATCCTCCTCCTCGGCTTTTGCCTCTTTAATCAATGGATTGAGAACCTTTAATACATTTTTCTTAGCGAGTGAATAGTACTCATCCCAATCAAAATAAGCTTCTCCCGTACCGTAACCACCTATCGGAAAAGCAACGGCATGTACAACCGTAATCTCTGACCCGTACTTATTGGCTATAGAGAGCGCAGTTTTGAACGCCCTTTTGGATGGCACTGATCCATCGAAAGCCACAATAATCTTTTTCGGGAAAAAATCTCCTTCTGATTTATTGTTTTGATCTTTATTCTTCATCAGTTGTAAATGAGTTTATAAAATTTAAAATTATCTATACAATTGTATTCCACTCTTTAAAAACAGCTTTCGAATAGGACTGTAACTATCTTTTATGTTATCTAAGTTCATTCAGGCGGTTTGGGCGATGATTCAGCACTACAACCGTAGGTCTTACCATGTACTTTGACTTTGAGACTCGAGTTATAGAAACAAGCGCAGTTCTTTCGGATGTTGTATTAAAGAATTTCTTGAGTTCAGACAATAGTGACTTTGTTGGATAAAGTTCAACAAAGATAGGGTTCCCGTCATGGTACCAGGTAGCTATGATTGTATTGCAATCTTCGTCCTCTATATCCTCCCTGTCTATCTCGAAATCAAACTTCTGCCCTACTTCTATCCTCAAATTATTTACCTATCTACGTAACCTGGGACATTATATTTAGTTTTTCACTAGTGAAATCAGACAATTGTTCTAAAATCAGATATAATCCATCCAGATATATTACTATTCAATTTTTTCCACCAACTGAATTTTCAGGAATTTTTCAAGTTTTCGCAATGTCCGAATCTCAGGAATATAACCTCCTCTCTCTATAGATGAAATGATGTTTTTCTTTTCAAGTACTTTTTCAGCCAGCTGTTCCTGAGTCAAGCCCATTCTAGACCTGGCTTCTCTGACGAGTAAATGGAAATCAGGGACCGGTTCAAGTGATTCTATGTCATCTTTAACCCTCATTTTCGTATTAGGTTTTGGAACTGGATACGCGCGTTTTTTCACCGGGATAGTCACTGCAGGAATATCTTCCTGATAGTGTGGCTTAGTGCTTGAATGCTCCACAACAGGCTTTCCGAATTTCAGGCAGTTATCACACACATTCAGTTCCGCATCCTCTATGCGTATCTTAGTTAATTTTGGAACATTGCGCCCACACATTTCACAATACATATCGATCATTCACAAATACTATGACAGATTAAAGTTTTGCGAATTTCATCGTGGTTCGAAAAAGTTCTCATCAGCATAACTATACATAGTTTTTTTAACTTATATTCTGTTCCACCTCTATTGAATGATAAATCTGTAAGATATAGTGTGTCAAAGGGCAAGGCATTCACTATTAGTGACTATAGTAAGCCAGTTTACGGAGAAAACGTTGTCCACAGCGGGGGAAAATATGCCAGGGAATGGAATCCTAAAAGGAGTAAACTTGCTGCAGCACTGATAAAAGGTTTTTCGCATCTTCCTTTTACTAGCGACAGTAAGATTCTTTATCTTGGCGCCTCGTCCGGTACGACGGTAAGCCATATTTCGGACATATCTATAACTGGAAAAATTTACGCAGTAGAAAAGGCAATTGAACCATTTTCAAAATTACTATTCCTGGCTGAGCAGAGAAGAAATATATACCCAATCCTGGATGATGCAAATTCTCCGGAAAGGTACAAATTTTTTGTGGACAACGTCAACGTTATGTATCAGGACATTTCCCAAAGAAACCAAGTTCAAATATTCAATGAAAACGTTAATGCTTTCCCAGGGGTAAATAGTGCGATCCTCATATTAAAGATCAATGCAATTTCAAGCAAGGGGAAGGAACATGAAATCCTGGAAACAAATTTACGCATGATACCGCATTTCAAGATTTTGGACATAATCGATCTTCGCCCGTATTCTAAGGCCAACTATTTTGTCTTTATGCAGAGAATTAGGTGATCGGTTTAAAGGTCTGTTCAACCCGATTTCAACAGTGAAGGAGACAATAGTATATTATGCATCATTATAATGCTCAAAAATGACTGATTATCATGATTTTTTTTCCAAAAATGTGGACTACTATACTAAGAGCAAGTCCCATAGATCGGGGGAGGATTTGTCAATGCTTCTGGAGGCTCTTAATGTGTCCGGTGATTCTGTCGGGCTAGATCTTGCAACAGGAACCGGTAATACCGCAATTGAAATTGCGAAGATAGCACGTATGGTATACGGGCTTGATGGCACGCAGGAGATGCTCGACTCAGCAATCAAATCAGCTTATAATCTCGGGCTTAGTAATATTGAATTTGTACTGGGGTCCGTAGAGCACCTCCCTTTTGGCAATGAAACATTTGATCTCGTGTCATGTCGTCGGGCAGCCCATCATTTTAAAGATAAGAGTATGTTTTTGGATGAAGTTCGCCGTGTTTTGAAGGTTGGAGGGAAGTTTGGCCTGGTCGACTTTGTTCGACCCGAAAATGATACTCTGAACCTGTTTAACAGAATAGAAACCATGAGAGATCCTTCGCACGTCGCTGCATTAAGATTTTCCGAGTGGGATGATATGGTGAAGAATCACGGATTCAAAGTCTTAGAATCTCAACTTGTAAGAAGGTCAATTCCTTTTGGAGAATGGCTTAGTCCCGTTTCTGTAGACAGTGAAGCCGGTATCGGGATACAGAAACTCCTGAGATCGGTCAGCGCGTCTGAGCTCGAAATAATAAATTTCGATCTTGATGCCATGGAGATAAAGAAAGACTACCTTATACTGACTTGTGCAAAGGTAAATGATTAAGTTAAGCTTTAGTTTAGGGTGAATGATGTGGTTGGTAGCGAAAATGGAAATCTTGATCTTGAATTTTTCAAGTCGGAAAAGTTCATTAAGAAAAAATGTGTAAAATGTGGGAAATATTTCTGGACTAAAGACAAAAATAGGGTAACATGTGGAGATCCTCCGTGCGATTCATATTCCTTTATCGGGAATAGTCCTGTGAACAAGCAGTATTCTCTGAAGGAGATGAGGGATGCGTTCACTGGTTTTTTCTCGAATACCCACACGTTCATTAAACCTTATCCCGTTGTGCCAAGATGGCGTGACGATGTTCTCCTGGTAAACGCATCAATTTACGACTTCCAGCCTCATGTAACCTCTGGGAGAGTTAAGCCTCCCGGAAACCCATTGGTAATGTCACAACCGTCCATAAGAATGAATGATACTGATCTTGTAGGAGCTACGGGCAGGCATCTTACCAGCTTTGAAATGCTATGTCACGATGCATTCAACTACCCGGATAAAAAAGTGTACTGGAAGGAAGAGACAACAAAGTACTGTTATGATTTCCTGACTCTGGGATTAGGCGTAGATTCGAGCCTTATTACGTTCAAGGAAAAGCCTTGGTCTGGTGGTGGAAACGGAGGAAACGCCTTTGAGGTTTTTGTTTCCGGTCTGGAAGTTGCCACGCTCGTTTTCATGGATCTGAAGGAAGATCCAAATGGACCCGTAGAGATCGAAGGAAAGAATTACTCGAAAATGGATATGGAAATTGTCGACACAGGGTATGGGCTTGAACGTCTTGTTTGGTTATCTCAGGGAACTCCTACAGTTTATCATGCCGTTATGCCTGATGTCATAGACCTTCTTCTAGGGCTCCTAGATGATCGAGAGATAGATAATGAGATTCTATCTGTTTTTTCAATGGAAGCTGCCTTACTCGAACCCTTTGATAAGAGTGAGTTGCTGGAAAACACACTTGGCAGAATTAGGCGTGAAAAGAAAGACGTTGACATGAAAAGGTTGGAAGAATTGTTCGATAAGGCCCGGTCTCTCTTCACACTTGCTGATCATTCTAAATCACTCATGTTTCTCTTTTCGGATTATGTCATTCCCTCAAATGTGAAGGTAGGGTATCTTTCTCGCCTTCTCATAAGAAGGAGTCTAAGAATGATCGACGACCTTGGCATAAATGTCGATCTGTCAGATCTAATAATCAGGCACAGCACAAATATGCAGGATGTAATCCCGAACTTTCCTTCGGAATTTCTCAATACCATAATGCCTATGGAGAAGGCAAAATACAACGATCTTAAAAGTCGAGCTGTAGGCATTGTCGAGCGTGTGTTCAGAAAGAGCGATACTCTTGCACCAGATGATCTCGTACTCCTGTATGATTCGTTCGGGATAACTCCAGAACAATCGACAGAGATAGTGAGAGAAAAATTTGGAAAAAATATTGAGATCCCAGGTGATTTCAGTAAACTAGTCGTCTCTATACACGATCAGGGCGTCGTTTCGAAAGGTGAAGTTGAACACTTTCCAGATATACATACCAGGCCTCTTTATTACGATGACGCATCAATATCGGAATTTACAGCCGTAGTTCTTTATTCTGAGGGAAATAATATAATCACAAATCAAACCGCTTTCTACCCCGAAGGTGGTGGACAGCCAACTGACACTGGCTATTTTGCCTTAGGAAATAAAAAGGTGGATATGTTAAAGGCGGAAAAATTCAATCGCAGTATTGTTCACAGGCTCTCGTCGCCTATTCCGCTTGGTACACGCATTTCTGGGCACGTTGATTTCTGGAGAAGGAGAAGGCTCATGGTTCATCACTCCGCGACGCACCTATTGCTTGGTGTTTGCAGGATGGTCCTCGGAAATCATGTGTGGCAGAGCAGTGTGCAGAAGGGAACTGAGCACTCAAGACTTGATATAACACATTATGCGAAGATCTCAGATGATGAGATAAGGAAAATTGAGCAAACTTGCCTGAAGTTTATAACCGAAAACAGAAAAGTAAGAGTTAGAAACATTGAGTGGAACAAGGCCATTGGCACCTTCGGGTTCCGTCTTTTTCAGGGTGGTGTTCCCGATGGAAAGGAAATTAGGGTTGTGGAAATCGAGGGGGTCGATGTAGAGGGGTGCGGAGGAACACATGTTGCATCAACAGGAGAATTGGGTTTTCTTAAAATTATAAAAACCGAGACAGTCCAGGAAGGTATACAGCGTATTATATTCTCGGCTGGCTTTGCGGCTCTTGATTTCGTTGAGGACCAATATTTCACAATCAAGGCCGTGGAAGGCAAGATCAAGCCAAGTCCCGAGGGCCTTAAAGATTCATTTTTGAGAATTGTTGACGAAAATATACGCTATAAAAAGGAGCAAACGAAAAACGAAAGAAAATTCATAGAAACTCTTATCTCCTCCGCAACCAAGATCCGTATTAATGAACTTGAAGGGATATTCATATCTCATGACCTCGAAGATCGAGACTACAAGCTACTTGTTTCGGCCATTTTCAAACTCCATCCATTTTCAATCATAAGCAGGAGAACAGGGGATGTTTATGAAACGACAATCATATCCAGTGGCGCAATAGATTGTAACAAAATGGCAAATATTCTCAGGTCACGTATCGGTGGAGAAGTATCAGGATCCAACAACAACTCTATCGTTAAGAGTCAAGAATCGATTAATGAAACGTTAATAAGGAAGGTTTTCGATTTAGATTGATTGAGGTCTCATAGCCAATGGATAAGACGGAATCTGAACAAATTGAGAAGTTAGTATGTTCGAAATATAAGTGCGTGGACAAAAGTTATGACGGAAAGACACTAACTGTCAGCATCGATCATCTCGATTCCTACCCGGACAGCGTATTCGATAATTTGTCCAATGCAGTTGAAAGAATGGGATTCATTGCATTCACTGTCAAGGGAGATCCAGATTCGATAGTTATTTTGGATAAGTCACCAAAAAGAAAATCGGAGTCCACAATTAAGTTTGCTCTTGTGGGGGCCACGATTCTTAGTATAATCTATGTAGGTTACACTTACGTTTCTGTGTTCATTGGAGGATCAAATTTTCCAGCGATCCTAGGATACTCACTCATTCTTTACACAATACCTATTATAGCAATACTTGGAAGTAGGGAGATTGGCAGGTTTGTCGCACTTCATAAGAATGGTATGAGATATCAATTCCCTGTGTTCATCCCGAATCCTCTCGGAATGGGGACAATGGGATCCCTTAATTCAAGAAGCGATTCATTCAAAAACAGAAAAGTTATGATCGAGACAGGTGCTTATTCACTCATTTTTGGATTGTTCATTTCCATGTTCTTCTATATATTTGGTGCACTTTTTACCATCAGTTCCCTGCATTTTTATTCCATTTCACACTCAACAAGCAGTATCGGTAGCTCACTCATTTCACAAATGTTTCTCTTTGCTGGTCTCCCGGTATCGAGTTCTCTCACCCCTATAGGTTTTGCGGGCTTTGTTGGTCTGATAATAACTGCATATAACGCTTTACCGCTTGGATTCCTCGATGGTGGCTTAATTTCATCAGGAATCTTCGGAAAAAATTCTTACATATTGTCCTACGTCTCTGTTGTGGTAATAGTGGGTTTTGCTATCCTGTATCCACCAGTTCTCGTTCTGGCGGTTTTTGCACTTTTGTTTGGTGCAAAGGGGCCCCAACCATTGAATAATCTGAGTCACTTGTCAATAAGCGGAAAATCTTTGACAGTGATAGCGTTCATTGTGCTAGTGATTGGGATAGCTCCATTACCCTTGCACGTTCCATACAATACGTTTCATCTATCCGTTCCAGACTCAGATATCCTGATCTACAATAACAGTCAACAGGAGATAAATTTTAACCTTAGCCTCAATAATACTGGCGCCGTGACAGTATTTCCCTCGTTTGGTGTCACTCCGACTGTAAAGTACGACATTTCCGGAATATCGGATTCTGTCCTTCCAGGAAAGCAATCGTTCTACCAAGTCACCATATTTACCGGTAAGAATTTATCCTACGGTTTCTCCAACTACACGATTATCGTAAAATCCGGTTCAGCTCAAAGTTCAACCAGTGTTAGGATCCTTAAGATCAATGTTACGTCTGCCGTTGAATTCACAAATATCCCGAATAGGGTTATCAGTGTTTCCTTATCCAATAAGCAGGTCCAGCCATTCGTGGTTACAAGCTACATTCAAAATTCATCCATAAGGATTATGAGTATTGGTGGGCAAAATCTATCGTTTCTATTCTTTCCGTCGAACAAAAGCAGTTCATCTGCGATGATTAGTTCTGGTTTTCAAGTACTCTCACTTAACCTTAACATTAGCCCTTCGAGCAGTTACACATTTAGGGTAGAACCGCTGACTGTGCCAGATTATTGGTACATTGTCGCATTTAACTCTACTTTCAGTGGGACCTATGAAAAAATCCAAGTGGTCAAATGAGCAAGAAAAATGTTGGATTTTTGGTGAATCCCATTGCAGGATGCGGCCAATTTTTTAACATGAAGGGATCCGATGGTCTCTCTCTCAAAGATTGCCCTGAGTCTGTATCTTTAAGCCTGGCTGAAAGATTCCTTGACCTGATACCTGAAACAAACGTAACCTATTACACTGCAAGCGGAAACATGGGTGCAAAGGCATTTAACAAGAAACCATTGGAAAATTTTCATGTTATCTATAATGCCCCTGAGATTACATCTAGGGCTGATACTCAGAACTTTGTTTGTGCGCTTGGGGATTATCCCATAGACATCCTTGTTTTCTTTGGGGGGGACGGGACAGCAAAGGATCTTGTCGATGCGAGAGTGGATATACCAGTCCTCGGTGTCCCAGCAGGAACTAAGATGTTTAGTTCAGTGTTCTCGATATCCGTAGAAGATGCTGTTTCTGTGTTAAGATCGCTTCTTTCCCAAGACGAAGGGACAATCGTTAGCGGGGACGTAATATATGTTGATGAAAATAAGTACTCTGCAGGAAATCTTGTTATGTCCTTGTATGGTCAGTTAAAAATACCTTCTTCTCCTATGATCGTTACGGCATGTAAAGGGGAATATCCAGATAGTAATATTATGGACATAGTTGAATATATAGAAGAAATAATAAAGCAGGATGTCAATTATATCGTGGGTCCAGGTTCTACATGCCTTGAAATAAAAAAATTATATGGCGATGATGGAACTACATTCGGTTTCGATCTTATTAAAAATGGTAAAATCGTAGCAAGAGATCTATCCGAAAAGGAAATTTATGAAGCTGAAGCCGATCCCACTAAAATCGTCATTTCCCCACTTGGAGGTCAGGGTTTTCTCATTGGGCGAGGAAACAAACAATTATCAGCGAGAGTGATAAAAAAAATAGGTTTTGAAAATTTCATTGTTGTTTCTTCACCAGAAAAACTTAATGGTATCAATTATCTCTATATAGACATCGGCAACTTTGATTTTACCATCCCGAGTTACGTAAGAGTGCTATATGGATATGGCACATTCAAATTGGTAAAACTTCGGAGATAAAATACAACTGCCCGTATAAGGAACTGGGCACATGTATGCCCATATGCTAATCTTATGGATCGAGCAACTGGCAACCTACGTTGGGATATCCCCAAAGAAAGTTCTGGAATTACGCGAGACCAAAATCTTGAGTGCATTCATAACCCCATCCTACCAAATAATCTCTGTTTCTTTATTGATTTATTTGTATACAACATTGAAGAACTTTAAAAATAAATGACATGATGCCAACCTCCTAAGTTGTGATAAATA
This window harbors:
- a CDS encoding prenyltransferase, producing MLKNYFMIAIRDGRVPPIYLYFVIVSMGFAYCYEKAGVFNLLFYLVAFVSYGFLLVSINLFDDYFDYKNGIDRPDSPNTSYRNHPIFYYRLKPNRLLKLAVVSTVLSFLIFFVLSVVEDNYTMILFEVAGICIAYGYTGPLFEFKYRALGEIVLMLSFILIFNSIVFFQIEKVSLNSILLSTPFSVLLFVLLYIGNFRDIENDRGKIRTIAVLLGKKNSIILMEVVSSIAVVVIVLFAVFKIVGPIFLITLATFPFLMLFFHKIGSMPAKDIENYYGKIISLYGILFIVSCLI
- a CDS encoding plasma-membrane proton-efflux P-type ATPase, with protein sequence MAEDSEFKKLTIGETLAKLSSSADGLSSAEAGKRITEYGKNEVSEKKKNPVFAFLKKFWAPVPWMLEVAIILTYILDKFLDMYIIAFLLVFNGIIAFTQEKRAENAVELLKQRLNVKARVRRDGSWSIIEASALVPGDIIHIRSGDIIPADIKIIDGHVLVDQSALTGESIAVDYGKSNMAYSGSLVKNGESTGIIVATGSKTFFGKTTELVKAAGSESHLEKLILNIVKYLIAIDVALVAILVVFSLLMGISYSSVIPFALIVLIVSIPVALPATFTIAMALGARELSGNGILVTRLVSAEDVASMDVLNLDKTGTITENKLTAGIPIPYGVYKDSDVLKYAYLASSESSQDPIDLAVIEAFKKSNVAMPEFSVEEFVPFDPKTKRTEATIKFSDQTISVMKGAPQIIAGIATFTNVDAYHREIDKLSKKGFRVIAIGKIGDGKKCDLVGLLPLYDPPRKDSKAFIQEIKNLNVVPKMVTGDNSAIANEIGTEVGIGGRVCSIDELKGLASSESEVSKIINSDVFAEVFPEDKILIVRDLQKGKHYVGMTGDGVNDAPALKQAEVGIAVSNATDVAKASASMVLTHEGLSDIVNAIKVGRRIFQRMLTYTINKIVKTIQVAIFLTLSFFVVRFFVTTPFDIVLLLFANDFVTMSIATDNARYSMHPEKWSARSLIRSSLILSVAVLVESFFTLWVALYFRMTQLEIHTFIFDMLVFSGQLTVYVVRERGRMWSSRPSTFLMTASILDIIAISLLSVFGILVSPLPYIYVLIALGITFGFALVLDQVKISLKRDFRA
- a CDS encoding universal stress protein; translated protein: MKNKDQNNKSEGDFFPKKIIVAFDGSVPSKRAFKTALSIANKYGSEITVVHAVAFPIGGYGTGEAYFDWDEYYSLAKKNVLKVLNPLIKEAKAEEEDVKSVFTSGTTSVAESLLEEANKLKPDLIVMGSRGLGGFKSLLLGSVSNAVVAHSDCPVLIVK
- a CDS encoding multiprotein bridging factor aMBF1, which translates into the protein MYCEMCGRNVPKLTKIRIEDAELNVCDNCLKFGKPVVEHSSTKPHYQEDIPAVTIPVKKRAYPVPKPNTKMRVKDDIESLEPVPDFHLLVREARSRMGLTQEQLAEKVLEKKNIISSIERGGYIPEIRTLRKLEKFLKIQLVEKIE
- a CDS encoding fibrillarin-like rRNA/tRNA 2'-O-methyltransferase encodes the protein MNDKSVRYSVSKGKAFTISDYSKPVYGENVVHSGGKYAREWNPKRSKLAAALIKGFSHLPFTSDSKILYLGASSGTTVSHISDISITGKIYAVEKAIEPFSKLLFLAEQRRNIYPILDDANSPERYKFFVDNVNVMYQDISQRNQVQIFNENVNAFPGVNSAILILKINAISSKGKEHEILETNLRMIPHFKILDIIDLRPYSKANYFVFMQRIR
- a CDS encoding methyltransferase domain-containing protein; protein product: MTDYHDFFSKNVDYYTKSKSHRSGEDLSMLLEALNVSGDSVGLDLATGTGNTAIEIAKIARMVYGLDGTQEMLDSAIKSAYNLGLSNIEFVLGSVEHLPFGNETFDLVSCRRAAHHFKDKSMFLDEVRRVLKVGGKFGLVDFVRPENDTLNLFNRIETMRDPSHVAALRFSEWDDMVKNHGFKVLESQLVRRSIPFGEWLSPVSVDSEAGIGIQKLLRSVSASELEIINFDLDAMEIKKDYLILTCAKVND